GGCAAAATACCTCAATTACTGGCCTGAAATGGTGATGATGTCCTCAGAGGTGCCTGACGCACAGTAGTAATCACGTTTGCACAATTAAGCAGTAATTTCGAGCGGTAAAGCTGTGACCTGAATTGCCCCGTAGTCTTGGCATTGGCCCACTTGGGGCGACCTTCATTCTTTTGCCAGCTTTCTCAGCAGCCCAACGCTTTGTCTTCCAGGGGTGGAAATGAATACTCATCCTCACAATGAATGCGAATGGCCCAAGCTGGCTTCACGCTATGAGATTAAGTGTGTCTTGGGAAAAGGCGGGTTTGGCGTTGTCTATTTGGGGTGCGATCAGAAGCTGCTCGGCAAAGAAGTCGTGATCAAAGTGCTACAGCCCTCGAAAGAAGAAGACTGGGTGCGCAAGAAATTCAAATTGGAATTGGAGGCGCTGGCACGCATCAATCACCCTAGCATCGTGTCAGTAACGGATGCGGGACAGTTGCCGAACGGACAGCTTTATCTGGTGATGGAGTTTGTCAAAGGGGCCACTTTGCGGGAGGTGCTGAACGCTGGCTCACTTTCATTGGCACGCATCGGCCATCTCGTGCGGCAAATTGGCAATGCTTTAAGTGCCGCCCATGAAAATGGGGTTTACCATCGCGATCTGAAGCCGGAAAATATTATGTTGCAGGTGCTCAGCGGCGGCGAAGAAATGGTCAAACTCATAGATTTTGGCATTGCGACGGTCATTGATTCGCAGCTTACCCACAATCACGCGCTGACCAAAGTGGTTGGTACTGTGCCGTATATGGCGCCCGAACAACTTAGGGGCTTGCCCGAAGCCAGTAGCGATATTTACGCCTTGGGGGTGATCGCGTATGAAATGGTCACCGGGCGGTTGCCCTTTGAGGCCGAATCCTTTCATCAGCATTATCGCCTGCAAGAGGCTTGCGCTTTCACCAAACCCAGTGAGTTGCAGCACGCACTGCCTGCTGCCGCTGAAGCAGCGATTCTACAGGCGCTGTCGTTTGAGCCGAATCGCCGTCAACCCCGCGCGCGCGATTTTGGCGAGTCCTTCGCCCACGTTTTGGCGTTGCCAGAGCCGGTTCAACCGGAAATACGCCCGGCGGTCATGGGAATGCGGGTGGTGTTGTTTTATAAACGGCAGTCCCAACCGGACGAACAGGTGCTGAACCTGCTGGAATCCAGCCTGCGCGCGCAAGGACATCAGGTTTTTGTGGATCGTCACCTGACCATTGGAATTGAGTGGGCCAAAGAGATTGAACAGCAAATCCGCAGTGCCGACATTGTGATCCCGCTCCTGTCGGCGGCTTCGGTCACCAGCGAAATGGTGGCGTATGAGGTGCAGACGGCGCACGAAGCGGCTCAACAACAAGCAGGCAAGCCGCGACTTTTACCGGTGCGGATTGATTTCAATGCTCCTTTACCAGAGTCGCTGGCCGGCATCCTCGACGCGATCCAACACGTGCATTGGCATGGCCCCAAGGACAATGCGTTGTTGTTGGCGCAATTGATGCGGGGCTTTGCGACGACCACGGAACTCTTGACCAATTTACAGCGCCGCAAACTTGAACAGGTTGGTGGAGCGGTTCCCCTGACCTCTGAGTTTTATATCGTCCGCCCCACTGACAACGATTTTCTGGAGGCGATTTCGCGCCGCGATAGCATCGTGCTGGTCAAAGGCGCGCGGCAGATGGGCAAGACCTCGTTGTTGGCGCGCGGGCTGCAACGTGCACGTGACGAAGGCGCCAAAGTTGTTTTCACGGATTTTCAAATGCTAAATGCCGCGCATTTGGTTTCGGCGGAAACGCTCTTTCTTGCGCTGGCAGAATCCGTTGCCGAACAACTCGACTTGGATATTGTGCCTGAAGAGAAATGGGATGCCCGGCGCGGCCCCAGCCCGAACTTCGAGCGTTTTTTGCGCCGCGAAGTCTTGCCGCAGCTTGGCGGCGCGCCCTTGGTCTGGGGGCTTGACGAAGTTGACCGCTTATTCACCTGCACTTTCGGCAGCGAGGTGTTCGGCCTCTTCCGCTCCTGGCATAACGCCCGCGCGCTCAATCCGGCGGCCCCCTGGCGGCAATTGACCCTGGCGATTGCTTACGCCACCGAAGCCCACTTGTTTATTACCGATATGAATCAATCGCCGTTCAATGTCGGGACGCGGTTGGAAGTCAGGGATTTCGATCTCGAGCAAGTCGCCCAGTTGAATCGCCACTATGGCAACCCGCTACAGAGTGCCACCGAGCTTGAACGATTCTACCGTGTCCTCAGCGGTCATCCATATTTAGTGCGGCGCGGCTTGCACGAGTTGGCGACGCAGCCGACGGATTTGACCGAGTTCGAGGCGCTGGCGGATCGCGATGAAGGGCCCTTTGGCGACCACCTGCGGCGCATTCTGGTTTTGCTCGCCCAGGATGAAGGCTTGTGTAACGTGGTGAAAGCGATTCTTTCAGGGCTTGCCGTCACTGACACCAGGAGCTTCTATCGGTTGCGTTCGGCGGGTGTGATGACGGGTGAAACGGTGCAGGAAATGCGGCCCCGTTGTCGGCTTTATGCGATGTATCTCATGCGACACTTACTCTAAGCATTCTGCGTGAATTTCAGTTCGTGCCCAACATGCTGGTAGTTGACAGCGCTTCAACCCTAACTTGTCTAACTTGTTTGTCATAGGTGCCAGTTGTGACTGCCATTGAGCCACAATTTTATGTGACAGGCGGTGCATTGCAATACGATGCCCGCAGCTACGTGCGCCGACAGGCTGACCACGATTTATATGCCGGGTTGCGGCAGGGGCAGTTCTGCTATGTGCTCACTTCGCGGCAGATGGGCAAGACTTCGTTGATGGTGCAAACCGCCGCGCGTTTGCGTGCTGACGGTGTGAAAGTTGCCGTGCTCGATCTAACTGCCATTGGCCAGAATCTGAGCGCCGCGCAGTGGTACAACGGCTTGCTGGGGCAAATCGGCCAGCATCTGGGCATCGAAGACGAACTTGAAGATTACTGGTTCGAGTTGGAAGACAAAGACCTCGGCCCTTTGCAACGCTGGATGCAAGCCCTCCGCAAAGTCGTGCTGCCCAGCATCAATTCATCGTTAGTCATTTTTGTGGACGAGATTGATGTCGTGCGCACGCTCCACGATCTGAACCCGCAGTTCTCAACCGATGAATTCTTTGCTGGCATCCGGGCGTTTTATAACCAGCGCACCGAAGACCCCGAATTGCAGCGCCTCACCTTCTGTTTGCTCGGCGTCGCCACGCCTTCCGATTTGATCCAGGACACGCGCATGACCCCGTTCAACATCGGGAACCGCATCGAATTGCGCGACTTCACCGAAGCCGAAGCCGCGCCGCTGGCGCAAGGCTTGGGGACGGAGCCTGTGCTGGCTCGCAAGCTGCTGAACCGCGTGCTGCACTGGACGGGCGGGCATCCCTATCTCACCCAACGCCTGTGCCGCGCCATCGCCGAAGATGTCAGCGCGAATAACAACGCGGCGGCGGTTGATCGTCTGTGCGAAGAGTTATTCCTCTCCACGCGCGCGCGGGTCAGCGACGACAATCTCAACTTCGTGCGTGACCGCTTGCTGCGTAGCGAAGCCGATGTGACGGCCCTGCTGCTGCTGTATGCGCGCGTCCGCAAAGGTCGGCGCGTGCGTGATGAAGAGGCGAACCCGCTGATCAGCACCTTGCGCCTGGCTGGCATCGTGCGCACCGTCGAAGGCCGCCTGGCCGTCCGCAATCAAATTTACGGCCACGTCTTTGATACGGCCTGGGTGCAATCGCAGTTGCCGGATGCAGAGTTGCTCCGGCGGCGCCAGATTTACCGTCGTCGCTTGCTGCTGGTCACGGTGACGGCGCTGATCATCATCGCCTATCTGGCCCAATCGCGGCTCGAAGCCATCCGCGCGCGCCGCCGCGCCGATGACGCCTTGCAACGCGCCGAAGCCGCCCAGCAAACCGTCCGCCAGATGTATTACGCCGCTTCGGTCAGCGCTGCCCAACAGATGTGGGAGAACGGCAATGTCGAACGCATGTTGGAACTGCTCAGCGGCCAAGTGCCTGAAACCGGGAGCGCTGATTTGCGTGGGTTTGAGTGGTATTACTTGTGGCGGCTCTGTCACAACGAAAGCCAGTCTTTGTCGCACCCGGATGAAGTGCGGGCCATAGCCTTTGCCGCCGATGGAAAACGCTTTGCCAGCGCCAGCGCTGACGGCAGCGTGAAGATTTGGCTACCTGGACAGCCAACCGAAGAGCGCCGCTTGAAAGGGCACGAAGGCGCCGCCGTCAACGCGCTCGCCTTTTTACCCGATGGCCGTTCGCTCGCCACCGGCAGTGACGATCAAACCGTAAAGATTTGGAATCTAGAGCAGGGTGAACCGCTGACCTTGACCGGGCACGCTGGTTCGGTGCGCGCCATCTTCGTCACCCCAGATCGCCAGCACTTAATCACGGGCAGCGATGATGGACAGATTTATCTCTGGGACATGCGTTCGTGGCGGCGCGTGGGGCGCTTCAAAGAAGCACGCCGGCCCATCATTTCCCTCGCGCTCTCGGCGGATGGACAGACCTTGGCGCTTGGCAGCGGACAGGGCACGGTTGAACTCTGGGACGCGCCACAGCAGCGCAAACGCGCGCATCTGGCGTTGCCGCCCAATGTGGGATTGGTCAACGCGCTCGCCTTCTCACCGGACAACCGTTACCTCGCGGCTGGCGGTAGCAACGGGTCGGTTCAACTGTGGAAGCTGAACAAACTGCGCGAACCGCAGACCTTCAAACAGGACAACGAAGCCGTCTTCGCGCTCGCTTTTTCCGCCGATAGCAGTCAGTTGGCGATTGGCAGCGATAACCGCACGGTGGCGCTCGTTGACGTGGCGACGCAAAAGCTCACGACCAGTTTCAAAGGCCATTTGCGCGCCGTGCAAAGCCTGGCCTTTGCGCCGGATGGGCAAGCCTTGCTTTCCGGCGGGCGCGATGGCGCTGTCAAAGTCTGGAACCTCGGCCAACCGCAAGAGCAAACCCTGCCGGTTGAAATGGAGCGGGTTCAGTCGCTCGCCATTGCGCCCGATCAAACCTGGCTGGCCGCAGGTTGTGGGCCGACCCTTAAATTATGGGAACTCACTGCGCCGGACGAGGCTGTCTCGATTGCCGCTCATCAGGAAACCATCGCTGCGCTGGCCTTTGCACCCGACGGAAAACAATTGGCCACAGCCAGCGAAGATCAAACGGTCAAGCTCTGGGACTTGGCCGCGCGCCAAGCCAAAACATTGCTCAGCGGAGCGGGCGAAATGCTGGCCGTAGCCTATTCGCCGGATGGCAAATTCCTCGCCGCTGGCGGACTGGCGAGCGATCAACCGCTTGATCAGGCCGAAGGGCTGGATCGAGTCGTCTGGTTGTGGGAAGCCCACACAGGCCGCGAATTGGCGCGGCTGCGCGGACACAAAGACAGAATCCAGGCGCTGGCTTTTTCACCTGACAGCCGCACGCTCGCGACGGCCAGCCGTGGCGGCGTTGTCAAACTTTGGGATGCGCAAACCTTTCGCGAACAGGCCCTGCTCCGAATTGCGGGCAAAACTTCGCCGATCAATGCCATCGCCTTTTCACCGGATGGACGTTTGCTGGCCGTCGGCAGCAACGATGGCCTCGCTACGCTCTGGGACGTTGCCAGCCGCCAGTTGACCATCCAACTGAAAGGGCACACAGACGCGCTTTCCACGCTGGCCTTCGCGCCCGATGGCCGCAGCCTGGTGACGGCCAGCAAAGACAAAACCATGAAATTCTGGGAAGTCCAGCGCGGCCAGGAACTCGCTACGTTTAAGGTCGCGGCCAGCGAAGTCTTGACCGTAGCCTTTTCGCGCGACGGGCAAATGCTAGCGACCGGGCGGGCTACAGGCGGCATCCGGCTCTGGCGCGCGCCGCGCACAACGCTGCAAACGAAAAACTGAAGTCATCAAACCATCTGAATCCGTGAGGGAACAGCTATGAACTTTAGCCCGCTGACAAAGCAATTCATCAAGGCCGTAAGCCTGCTCTGGCTTTTGGGAATCACAACCTTGGCGCAAGGCGTGACCGGCACCGCCGCCGGGAAGGTCACCGATGCCAAAAACAAAGGCATCCACGGCGCGCTCGTCACCATCGCCAATCCGAAGCGCGCCTTGAAAGGCAAAGCGACTACTCAGCCCAACGGCTATTTCGCCATCCCGCAACTGCCGCCCGGGCCCTATTTGCTCAGCGTCGAAAAAGAAGGCTTCAAGTCGTTTCAAAAACAACCCGTCTTCATAGACGCGATGGGCCGCGTCAACGCCAGCCCGGTGCGCATCGAAGGGCGCACCGGCCAGCAAGGCCAGGTGAGTCTGG
This portion of the Acidobacteriota bacterium genome encodes:
- a CDS encoding AAA-like domain-containing protein; the protein is MNTHPHNECEWPKLASRYEIKCVLGKGGFGVVYLGCDQKLLGKEVVIKVLQPSKEEDWVRKKFKLELEALARINHPSIVSVTDAGQLPNGQLYLVMEFVKGATLREVLNAGSLSLARIGHLVRQIGNALSAAHENGVYHRDLKPENIMLQVLSGGEEMVKLIDFGIATVIDSQLTHNHALTKVVGTVPYMAPEQLRGLPEASSDIYALGVIAYEMVTGRLPFEAESFHQHYRLQEACAFTKPSELQHALPAAAEAAILQALSFEPNRRQPRARDFGESFAHVLALPEPVQPEIRPAVMGMRVVLFYKRQSQPDEQVLNLLESSLRAQGHQVFVDRHLTIGIEWAKEIEQQIRSADIVIPLLSAASVTSEMVAYEVQTAHEAAQQQAGKPRLLPVRIDFNAPLPESLAGILDAIQHVHWHGPKDNALLLAQLMRGFATTTELLTNLQRRKLEQVGGAVPLTSEFYIVRPTDNDFLEAISRRDSIVLVKGARQMGKTSLLARGLQRARDEGAKVVFTDFQMLNAAHLVSAETLFLALAESVAEQLDLDIVPEEKWDARRGPSPNFERFLRREVLPQLGGAPLVWGLDEVDRLFTCTFGSEVFGLFRSWHNARALNPAAPWRQLTLAIAYATEAHLFITDMNQSPFNVGTRLEVRDFDLEQVAQLNRHYGNPLQSATELERFYRVLSGHPYLVRRGLHELATQPTDLTEFEALADRDEGPFGDHLRRILVLLAQDEGLCNVVKAILSGLAVTDTRSFYRLRSAGVMTGETVQEMRPRCRLYAMYLMRHLL
- a CDS encoding AAA-like domain-containing protein, which encodes MTAIEPQFYVTGGALQYDARSYVRRQADHDLYAGLRQGQFCYVLTSRQMGKTSLMVQTAARLRADGVKVAVLDLTAIGQNLSAAQWYNGLLGQIGQHLGIEDELEDYWFELEDKDLGPLQRWMQALRKVVLPSINSSLVIFVDEIDVVRTLHDLNPQFSTDEFFAGIRAFYNQRTEDPELQRLTFCLLGVATPSDLIQDTRMTPFNIGNRIELRDFTEAEAAPLAQGLGTEPVLARKLLNRVLHWTGGHPYLTQRLCRAIAEDVSANNNAAAVDRLCEELFLSTRARVSDDNLNFVRDRLLRSEADVTALLLLYARVRKGRRVRDEEANPLISTLRLAGIVRTVEGRLAVRNQIYGHVFDTAWVQSQLPDAELLRRRQIYRRRLLLVTVTALIIIAYLAQSRLEAIRARRRADDALQRAEAAQQTVRQMYYAASVSAAQQMWENGNVERMLELLSGQVPETGSADLRGFEWYYLWRLCHNESQSLSHPDEVRAIAFAADGKRFASASADGSVKIWLPGQPTEERRLKGHEGAAVNALAFLPDGRSLATGSDDQTVKIWNLEQGEPLTLTGHAGSVRAIFVTPDRQHLITGSDDGQIYLWDMRSWRRVGRFKEARRPIISLALSADGQTLALGSGQGTVELWDAPQQRKRAHLALPPNVGLVNALAFSPDNRYLAAGGSNGSVQLWKLNKLREPQTFKQDNEAVFALAFSADSSQLAIGSDNRTVALVDVATQKLTTSFKGHLRAVQSLAFAPDGQALLSGGRDGAVKVWNLGQPQEQTLPVEMERVQSLAIAPDQTWLAAGCGPTLKLWELTAPDEAVSIAAHQETIAALAFAPDGKQLATASEDQTVKLWDLAARQAKTLLSGAGEMLAVAYSPDGKFLAAGGLASDQPLDQAEGLDRVVWLWEAHTGRELARLRGHKDRIQALAFSPDSRTLATASRGGVVKLWDAQTFREQALLRIAGKTSPINAIAFSPDGRLLAVGSNDGLATLWDVASRQLTIQLKGHTDALSTLAFAPDGRSLVTASKDKTMKFWEVQRGQELATFKVAASEVLTVAFSRDGQMLATGRATGGIRLWRAPRTTLQTKN